The Mycolicibacterium aichiense region GCCCGCTGCCGTACATCGTGATGGAGTACGTCGAGGGCGTAACCCTGCGCGACATCGTGCACACCGACGGCCCCATCCCGTACCGCCGGGCCATCGAGATCATCGCCGACGCCTGCCAGGCGCTGCATTTCAGCCATCAGCACGGCATCATCCACCGCGACGTCAAGCCGGCGAACATCATGATCTCCAAGACCGGCGCGGTGAAGGTCATGGACTTCGGCATCGCCCGGGCGCTGGCCGACGTGGGCAACAGCGTCACCCAGACCGCGGCGGTGATCGGCACCGCGCAGTACCTGTCGCCCGAGCAGGCCCGCGGCGAGCCGGTCGACGCGCGCTCCGACGTCTATTCGCTGGGCTGTGTGCTCTACGAGATCCTGACCGGCGAGCCGCCGTTCGTCGGTGATTCGCCGGTGGCGGTCGCCTATCAGCACGTCCGCGAGGATCCGGTGCCGCCGTCGCAGAAGCACTCGGGCATCTCCCCGGAGCTGGACGCGGTGGTGCTCAAGGCGCTGGCGAAGAACCCGGACAACCGCTACCAGACCGCCGCCGAGATGCGCACCGACCTGGTGCGGGTGCACAACGGCGAAGCCCCTGAGGCACCGAAGGTGCTCAGCGCCGCCGAGCGGACCTCCATGCTCAACGCGGCGCCGGCGGCGCCCTCCCGCGGGGACGAGACCGACGAGATGCCGCGGCACGGCGCGCTGGTCGAGAATGACCGGGCGGGCGGGTCGATCGGGCGCTGGCTGATCGTCGTCGCGGTGCTGGCCATCCTGACGGTGGTGGTGACCATCGGGATCAACATGGTCAGCGGCAACCCCCGCAATCTGCAGGTGCCCGATGTACGCGGGCAGGCACAGCAGGATGCTGTGGTGGCGTTGCAGAACAAGGGCTTCAAGATCCGGAGCCAGCAGAAGGCGGACAACACGATTCCGCCGGGCAGCGTCATCAGCACTGATCCGCCGGCCAACTCGATGGCTGCCGCGGGAGACGAGATCACCATCAACGTCTCCTACGGTCCCGAGCAGCGCGAGATTCCGGACTGCTCCGCCAGCCTGTCCTACGGCGAATGCGTCCAGAAGCTCAAGGACGCCGGCTTCACCAAGTTCAAGCAGGTGAACTCACCGTCCACGCCTGACCAGAAGGACAAGGTGCTGTCGACGGTTCCGCCGGCCAACCAGACTTCAGCGATCACCAACGAAATCACGGTGGTCGTGGGCAACGGGCCGCAGACCGCCGAGGTGCCGGTCGTCGCGGGACAGACGGTCGACGTCGCCCAGCAGATCCTCACGGCCTCTGGATTCCTCAAGACGCTGCCGGTTCCGACGGACGGCACGGAACCGTCCGGTCAAGTGGTCGGCACCGATCCGCCCAACGGACAGACCGTGCCTCAGGACACCGTGATCCAGATCAAGGTGTCCAAGGGCAATCAGTTCGTGATGCCGGACTTGCGGGGCATGTTCTGGACCGACGCCTCACAGCGGCTGGCGGCGTTGGGGTGGACGGGGATACTCGACAAGGGCGCAGACGTGCAGAACAGCGGGCAGAAGTCCGCAGCCGTGGTGACCCAAAGTCCGGCGCCGGGCACGCCGGTGAAGTTCAGCGACCCGATCACCCTCAGCTTTGCGTCGTAGATAGCTCGGGCTGGCCGCCGATGGCGTGCCGCACGGTGTCGGCGACCTCTTGTTCGAGGCGGTGCACCAGCGACTCCTCGGGGGCCTGTCCGCAGAAGCCCAGCCAGTTGGCCAGCATCCGGTGACCGCCCTCGGTCAGGATCGACTCCGGGTGGAATTGCACGCCGTGGATCGGCAGTTCGACGTGGCGCACAGCCATGACTACGCCGCCCTCGGTGCGCGCGGTCACCTCGAGTTCGGCCGGCATGGTTTCCGGCAGGATCGTCAGCGAGTGGTAGCGCGTCGCCGTGAATGGGTCCGGAAGTCCGTGCAGCACACCGATATTGGTGTGATAGACCGTGCTGGTCTTGCCGTGCAGCAGTTCGGGCGCGCGGTCGACGGTCCCGCCGAATGCCACACCGATCGCTTGATGCCCGAGGCACACACCCAGTAGTGGGGTGCCGGTCGTGGCGCACGCCCGAACCAGCGGGATCGAGGCGCCGGCACGTTCCGGCGTACCCGGTCCAGGGCTGAGCAGGATCCCGTCGAACTGGGTGGCAACGCCGGCCTCGTCGGCCAGGCGGTCGTCGTCATTGCGCCAGACCTGCGCGTCCACCCCGAGCTGGCCCAGATACTGGACGAGGTTGAACACGAAGCTGTCGTAATTGTCGACCACCAACACCTGCATCAGGCCAGGTTACCTGGGGTGGTACAGGTCAGTAGCCCACCGGACCCGCCGGCTGGGCGTAGCGCATCCGCACCGGCTCGGTGTAACCGGCGACCTGGACATCGTCGCGGACCTGCTCGGTGTAGCCGAGCCCGAACCGCACGACGTACTGCTTGTAGAGCGTGACCAAGGGAGCGGACGCC contains the following coding sequences:
- the pknB gene encoding Stk1 family PASTA domain-containing Ser/Thr kinase; the protein is MTTPQHLSDRYELGEIIGFGGMSEVHMARDTRLHRDVAVKVLRADLARDPSFYLRFRREAQNAAALNHPAIVAVYDTGEAETANGPLPYIVMEYVEGVTLRDIVHTDGPIPYRRAIEIIADACQALHFSHQHGIIHRDVKPANIMISKTGAVKVMDFGIARALADVGNSVTQTAAVIGTAQYLSPEQARGEPVDARSDVYSLGCVLYEILTGEPPFVGDSPVAVAYQHVREDPVPPSQKHSGISPELDAVVLKALAKNPDNRYQTAAEMRTDLVRVHNGEAPEAPKVLSAAERTSMLNAAPAAPSRGDETDEMPRHGALVENDRAGGSIGRWLIVVAVLAILTVVVTIGINMVSGNPRNLQVPDVRGQAQQDAVVALQNKGFKIRSQQKADNTIPPGSVISTDPPANSMAAAGDEITINVSYGPEQREIPDCSASLSYGECVQKLKDAGFTKFKQVNSPSTPDQKDKVLSTVPPANQTSAITNEITVVVGNGPQTAEVPVVAGQTVDVAQQILTASGFLKTLPVPTDGTEPSGQVVGTDPPNGQTVPQDTVIQIKVSKGNQFVMPDLRGMFWTDASQRLAALGWTGILDKGADVQNSGQKSAAVVTQSPAPGTPVKFSDPITLSFAS
- a CDS encoding aminodeoxychorismate/anthranilate synthase component II, encoding MQVLVVDNYDSFVFNLVQYLGQLGVDAQVWRNDDDRLADEAGVATQFDGILLSPGPGTPERAGASIPLVRACATTGTPLLGVCLGHQAIGVAFGGTVDRAPELLHGKTSTVYHTNIGVLHGLPDPFTATRYHSLTILPETMPAELEVTARTEGGVVMAVRHVELPIHGVQFHPESILTEGGHRMLANWLGFCGQAPEESLVHRLEQEVADTVRHAIGGQPELSTTQS